One window from the genome of Aphelocoma coerulescens isolate FSJ_1873_10779 chromosome 19, UR_Acoe_1.0, whole genome shotgun sequence encodes:
- the RTN4RL1 gene encoding reticulon-4 receptor-like 1 produces the protein MLRQGGFAELLLVLLGLKVPAALGCPTDCVCYPSPMTVSCQAHNFVTIPEGIPEDSERIFLQNNQITLLLRGHFSPSMVTLWIYSNNITFIDPNTFDGFVNLEELDLGDNRYLRALAADTFQGLVKLHALYLYKCGLSSLPSGIFGGLHNLQYLYLQDNHIEFLQDDIFVDLVNLSHLFLHGNKLWSLHQNTFRGLINLDRLLIHQNQLQWIHRRAFHDLRRLTTLFLFNNSLSELQGDCLAHLGALEFLRLNGNPWSCDCKARSLWEWLHRFRGSSSSVICEFPEQMHGKDLKVLRAEDFRNCSGSESLHQMKTHTFSTADRGASKSHHPHHSSKEKGKERGAENSLHSNQPGPPGSRPGYRKPGKNCTSHKSRNRTSKPVSLGPRKNGQEVPDYVPDYQHKYSFGAMPTLSPKRKGKCTRRTPIRAPSGVQQAAGCPGLRASLLVFMVVLAAVIR, from the exons ATGCTCCGCCAAG GGGGGTTTgcggagctgctgctggtgctgctggggctgaagGTGCCCGCTGCCCTGGGCTGCCCCACCGACTGCGTGTGCTACCCCTCCCCGATGACcgtcagctgccaggctcacaaCTTCGTCACTATCCCCGAGGGCATCCCCGAGGACAGCGAGAGGATCTTCCTCCAGAACAACCAGATCACCTTGCTGCTGCGGGGCCACTTCAGCCCCTCCATGGTCACCCTCTGGATCTACTCCAACAACATCACCTTCATCGACCCCAACACCTTCGACGGGTTCGTCAACCTGGAAGAGCTGGACCTGGGGGACAACCGCTACTTAAGGGCTTTAGCTGCAGACACTTTCCAAGGGCTGGTGAAACTCCACGCCTTGTATCTGTACAAGTGCGGGCTGAGCTCCCTCCCCAGCGGGATATTCGGTGGCCTCCACAACCTGCAATACCTTTACCTGCAAGACAACCACATCGAGTTCCTTCAGGATGATATTTTTGTTGACTTGGTTAACCTCAGCCATCTTTTTCTCCATGGAAACAAGCTCTGGAGCCTCCATCAGAACACATTCAGGGGACTAATAAACCTGGATCGGCTGCTCATCCATCAAAATCAGCTGCAGTGGATTCATAGGCGGGCTTTTCATGACCTCCGAAGATTGACCACCCTTTTCCTGTTCAATAACAGCCTCTCGGAGCTGCAGGGGGACTGCCTGGCccacctgggagccctggagttTCTCAGGCTGAATGGGAACCCATGGAGCTGCGACTGCAAAGCCCGTTCCCTCTGGGAATGGCTGCACAGGTTCAGAGGCTCCAGCTCCAGCGTCATCTGCGAGTTCCCCGAGCAGATGCACGGCAAGGACCTCAAGGTGCTAAGAGCAGAAGACTTTAGGAACTGTTCGGGGTCCGAGTCGCTCCATCAGATGAAAACACACACCTTCTCTACAGCGGACAGAGGAGCCTCCAAATCCCACCACCCTCACCACTCCTccaaggagaaggggaaggagcgAGGGGCTGAGAACAGTTTGCACAGCAACCAGCCCGGCCCCcccggctcccggccgggcTACCGCAAACCCGGCAAGAACTGCACCAGCCACAAAAGCCGTAACCGAACCTCCAAACCGGTGTCCTTGGGGCCGCGCAAAAACGGGCAGGAGGTCCCAGACTATGTGCCTGATTATCAGCACAAATACAGCTTTGGGGCCATGCCCACGCTGTCCCCCAAGCGCAAGGGTAAGTGCACCCGGCGGACGCCCATCCGTGCCCCCAGCGGGGTCCAGCAGGCCGCCGGCTGCCCGGGGCTCAGGGCATCGCTCCTGGTTTTTATGGTGGTGTTGGCGGCCGTCATCCGCTGA